Within the Bacillus sp. FSL K6-3431 genome, the region CAAAATCAGCTCCACGAACTCCGCACGAAACAGTAGCACCCATATACCCTTTCGTTCTACATCGACGTGCAACTTCTGTGCATAGTTCTAGAAGAACAATTTTTATATCTTTTAAATCAGTGTAGTCCCTCGGCAGCGTCATATGAAGGCCGATCGCCTTTTGTTGGTTGTGTGATTTTACAGTAACAGGAGAATAATCAATACCATTAGCTGTTTGCCAAAGTACCTCTCCGTTAATTCCCCACTTTTTCCTAAGTAGATTTAAAGGGAAAGTAGCTAAACCACCAATTGATTAAATCCCCATCCCTTGTAGATGCCTTTAAAAATAGAGGCCCCTCTCGATTGAGAAGGGCCTCTTTTCCAACTGGAAATATGTAGTATTTAGGAAAATTAAAAAGCCCCTTAATTAAGAGGCCTTTAGTTCACCGCATCGATTATATAACAACTAATAAAACCGTCTTTTATTTTGTCCTACAGAAAGGTATAACGAAACAGCACCCTAAATTTGTAGAGTTAATTTTATAGTACTTAGTATAATCCTGCTGCAATAATATACTATATGCATTTAATATTAAGATGTAATAATTATATGATAATACTTTAAAAGGAGTTTTCATCATGGATATTACATCTTTTTTAATATACTGTTTTATTGTTACTTTTACACCAGGACCTACCAATATCGACATATTATCCACAGTACATAATCATGGGACAAAAAAAGCGATGGAGTATACGTATGGAGCAACTATTGCTTTTGGTTCATTACTTGCTATTTCTGCTATGTTGAATACAATTCTTATAACAATAACCCCAAAAGTTTTGATTGTTATGCAGATAATCGGAAGCGTTTATATGCTCTATCTCGCTTATCAAATCTATAAAATGGATACATCAAAACCAACTGTAAACAAGACTGGTACCTTTATGTCAGGCTTCCTTATGCAGTTTTTAAATCCAAAGGTAGTAACATTTACAATGACTGTAATTCCAAGCTTTATTTTTCCCTACTATACCGCAATGCCTGCGGTGACAATAGGTGTTATAATTATAACAGTTATTGGATTTTCGGCATTTATTATATGGGTTCTTTTCGGTACAATCTTCAAGAGTTTTTTACAAAAGCATGAAAAAATTGTTAATGTAATAATGGCATTATTTTTGGTTTATGCTGCAATCATGATATGGATGTAGCTATGCCAATTAAGAGGTGAATTAGATGGACAAATTTATCTATAAAAAATCGACAGGTATTACGGCTTTGTCGGCAAGTATTACTAATTTTACGTATAAAAAGCACTCGCACAAGGAGTATGCAATAGGTGTAACATTGCGTGGCATTCAACACTATAATTTGGATGGCAGTTTACAATTATCATATCAAAATGGTGTTATGCTTTTTAATCCGGAACAAGCACATGACGGAATGGCACATGATGATGCAGGCCTTGATTATGTAATGCTATATATTGAGCCACAATTGCTTTTAGAGGTGATTGAGAAAAAGGATATAGTACGTTTTTCAACTCCTATTGTGTATGATCATAGACTTAAACAAAGAATATTAAGTCTTTCTGATGCAATTTTAAGCGAAAAAGATGAGGCTTTGTGCAGTGAACTACTCTTATCGCTTATAGAAAGTCTTCTTCAAACTAATCTTTCCACAGACTATAAAAAAGATAACCTACTAATTAGAAAAGCAAAGGATATGCTTCATACCAACTTACAAAATGTACTTAAACTTGACGATGTATGTAAAGAACTTAATCTGTCGAAGTTTCAGTTTATTAGATTATTCAAGGCTAATACTGGAATTTCCCCATACCAATACTTTCTTAATTGCAAGATAGAACGTGCAAAGCAGTTAATAGAAAAAAATAGAGATATTTATTCAGCAGTAGCAGAATGTGGTTTTGTTGATTTAACCCATCTAAATAAACACTTTAAAAGCATATATGGGACAACCGCATTTAAATATATGTCACATTTAAATTGAAAAGGCATTTTTAAAATGAAATTTGATATATTTAACGAATGATAGCGAACAATTACACTTAGACTAACTCGGTGTTTTAGTTCGGGAAGAAGAGGCCGTCAACAACAAATAAAAAACCGACCCACTCTCAATTTGAGTAGGTCGGTTTTCCTTATTTACTGTACATCTGAAATTTTAACCCACGAATAGATCTCCTTAAGCAAAACTCTATCCGATTTAACTTGCTATCTTTATATTTTTTACAAAAAAGGCCTCCCAATTAAAAGGAGGCTATTGCAATGTGAAAAAAAGGAGGACTGTATCAGTATTTCTCATAACGTTTTACTTAAACCTGTCGAGGCTATTTTATGGGATAATAAAGCATAAAATATCTTTGTTCAACTTACGGGCATGTTAATTGAATAAGGAATATTTATATTTTAATTAAAATAGAGACCAAGAGGTGTTTTGATTGAGTGAAGAGTATTTTGAAGTCCCAATAAGATGTACAGGGATTGCAATCGTTTTATTAAAAAAGATAGAAAATGAATATAAAGTTTTACTCTTAAAAAGAGCTACTTCTGTTCTAAGGGGTGTTTGGTGTTATATCGGAGGCTGTATTGAAGAAGGGGAAAAGGCTTGGGAATCTGCTTTAAGAGAAATTAAAGAGGAAACTGGAATTACCAAGGTATTATTATATACATCTAACAAATTCGACCAAATATATTCACCAAAAGAAAATTATATATATGTTGCACCTGTATTTGTTGGATATGTGGAAGAGCAACAAGATGTAAAATTAAATTATGAACATAGAGATCATCAATGGTTATCATTTGATGAAGCGATAGAAACAGTTTCATTGCCTGGAAATGATGAAGTTCTTATGTCGATCGAAAAACATTTTGTAATGAGAAAACCTCCAGAATTTTTACGTGTTGGAAATTAAAGTTTCTTATTTAACTTAAGGGGCGGTTTAGTCAATAATTAATAAATTGAGATCAGTTAAAAGTGGAAAGGTGTGCACTGATGGAGAAATTAACTACTTCACAACTTGAGAATATATTTAAAGATAAGATTAATAGTCGTAAAATAATTGATGACTCGAAACTTGGAAGGATTATTGAAAGGGTAGAATTTTCAAACAGAAAGATATTAATTAAATATGGTTGGGATACTGATTTACAAAAAGAGATTAGTATATACGAAAGAGTCCTAAACAACCCGGACAATTACCCAGTGCCACAATTATTAGTAAGAAAAAAAATAAATAATATTCACTTTTTAGCAATTGAGTGGATTGATGGTATTCATCCTGACTTTAGGAACACAATTCATATTGAAAATGTTTTTACATCCCTCGGAAGATGGGCTGCTGATTGGTCTCATATAATTGAAAATTACAACTACATAAAAAAGGATACCTTATCTAATTTTGAAGTTTTAGACAACCTACTTAAGAATAACAAAAATACTCTTATTAATATCCTTGGAAGTTCCTTAATAGACTTGCTTAATAACTGTACTCAACAGAGTGAAAATATTATTAGAAACATTGAAAAGATGCCTTTGACATTAAATCCAGGTGACATATCCCTCAATAACTTTATTATCAATTCTAATGAAAAGGTCATTTTCATCGATTTTGAATCATGTACAGTGAGCCCCATGATCACATTAGTCGAGCACCTTGGTGAAGACTATGAATCAATCCCACACAAAAAAAGTGATATTCATTTAGCTCTAAAATCTTATTTAAACTCTTGGAACAAATTTGCAAAAGTAAATATTGAGTGGGATGATTTTGTCCATTGTCAGCTTTGTGCAAGAATATATTACAACATCGGTAATTTTAATTATTGGATCAAAAGAACTCTTGAAGACAAAAATATTGAAGAAACTTTAGAATGGATCAAACACGGGCAAGAACAATTGCAATTATTATTAAGTCCTGATATGAGAGTGTGAAATAATGTACTTAAAGTAACGGGAGCTTTTGTTCAATAAGAAGAGTCCATCAACAACAAATAAAAAACCGACCCACTCTCAATTGGAGTAGGTCGGTTTTCCTTATTTACTAACATCTGATCTTTTCACCCAAGAATAAATCTCTTTAAGCAGCACCCTATCCGATTTAACTTGCTGGATCATTTATATTTTTTCAATAAAAAAATCCTCCTCAGTTATGAGAAGGTTAT harbors:
- a CDS encoding NUDIX hydrolase translates to MSEEYFEVPIRCTGIAIVLLKKIENEYKVLLLKRATSVLRGVWCYIGGCIEEGEKAWESALREIKEETGITKVLLYTSNKFDQIYSPKENYIYVAPVFVGYVEEQQDVKLNYEHRDHQWLSFDEAIETVSLPGNDEVLMSIEKHFVMRKPPEFLRVGN
- a CDS encoding helix-turn-helix domain-containing protein; this translates as MDKFIYKKSTGITALSASITNFTYKKHSHKEYAIGVTLRGIQHYNLDGSLQLSYQNGVMLFNPEQAHDGMAHDDAGLDYVMLYIEPQLLLEVIEKKDIVRFSTPIVYDHRLKQRILSLSDAILSEKDEALCSELLLSLIESLLQTNLSTDYKKDNLLIRKAKDMLHTNLQNVLKLDDVCKELNLSKFQFIRLFKANTGISPYQYFLNCKIERAKQLIEKNRDIYSAVAECGFVDLTHLNKHFKSIYGTTAFKYMSHLN
- a CDS encoding LysE family translocator, whose product is MDITSFLIYCFIVTFTPGPTNIDILSTVHNHGTKKAMEYTYGATIAFGSLLAISAMLNTILITITPKVLIVMQIIGSVYMLYLAYQIYKMDTSKPTVNKTGTFMSGFLMQFLNPKVVTFTMTVIPSFIFPYYTAMPAVTIGVIIITVIGFSAFIIWVLFGTIFKSFLQKHEKIVNVIMALFLVYAAIMIWM